In Anaerobaca lacustris, the sequence GTCGACGCCCGCGCTGCCGTCGTCGAGAGCGCCTTCACGTCGTACCCCGACATCGGCGCCAGGATGTACCCTTATATGCCCGTTCGGATGTTCGCCCGGTTCCAATACGACACGCGAGCCCACCTCGCCCGGGCGCGATGTCCCGTCCTCGTGATGCACAGTCGCGAAGACAAACTCGTTCCCTTCGAATTCGGTCGACGTCTCTACGAAGCGGCTCCGGAACCGAAGCGATTCGTGGAGATCACGGGCGGTCACAACGACGGCTACCTGACCTCGGGTGAGCTATACAGGGACGCGTGGGTCGAGTGGCTGAACTTCGTTGGTGACGATCGCCTCGAATTCACGGCTTGCAGGACCTCGTAACATGGATCGAGCGGGGGCGGTGAGAAACGCACGCACCCCCGCCCGTCCGGCAGAATCAGTGACAGCGAACGTCGCTGTCGATCCGTGATTATCGCAACGTGACGGAGCCGCTGCTGGTTTCGATGCGAAGGTTGCCCCGACCTTCGCCGATGGCGCCTTCGATCTTCGTCTTGCCGATCTGGCCGCGGATGGTGATGGGCCGATCGGTGCGGACCGAACCGTGGTTGGTTCCCAGATGAACTCGACCCGCGAATGTGGGTGGGGCCGTGAACTGAACGCTGCCATAGGAGCTCTTGACATGGGCGGTAAGCTCCGGGGGGCAGTCGTCGGCGCAGACGATGTCGAGACTGCCGCTGCCCGATGTGGCTCGCAACTCGCCAACAGTGATCGGCCGCGCCGCTACACGGCCGTACGAGGTCGAGAGATCGATGGCGTCGGCGGTCCCGTCGATCAGTTCGATGCTTCCGCTGCTGGAGCGGAACGTGATCGTTTCGCCGCGCAGAGAGCGACCGGAGACCGATCCATAAGAGGTGCCCGCGTCGCATCGTCCGAACGTTGCGTCGGAGATGTCGATCCTGCCGCTGCTGGTCTTGAGGGTCAAATCGCCTTCGGAGAACCTTTCGCACGTGATCGATCCGTAGGAACTGCTCAGATCGGTCGAACCTCGAACGTTCCGGGCTCTCACCGAGCCACTGCTGGTTCGGCCGACGATGCTGCCTTCGATGTCGGCCAGATCGAGACGGCCGTAAGAGCTGTGGCACCGGATGTTCGTCCGTCGAGGCACGACGATGCGATAGCTGATGCCGATCGACCGATTGGTCCCGGTCTTGGGCCTGTCGGCGCGCACCTTCAGCGTTTCGCCGATGGAGGCCATCGTGATGGTGACCTGCTCGGCCAGTTCCTGGGCCTCGGCTTCCGTCGGTGCGTGTGCGGTGATCGTGGCGACGACCTCGCAGTCGGCCACGTCGGCGCCCGTGATGCTGATGGACCCGGATGCGGTCTCCACATCCAGCGTCGAGCCGGCGGCCAGTGGCTGCCGAGCGGTTGTCGTTCTCTCGTAGCGGGTCTGTCCGCAACCGGCCAAATGGATGTTGCAGCCGGTTGCTGCCACGGTTGCTGCAATACAGAGTCCCGAAACAATGTGTTGCCTGAAGCGTGTAGATTTCATTCCATTGTTCTCCCGTTCTGCCGGATTGGGCTATTGTACACCTTCGCCAGCTTCTGGATACGACAGTTCTGGCCCTGTGCCCTTCTTTCAAATAGAGTCGCCGCCGACGGGTCAGGGTTTCACGCAAGAGCGATTTTCCTTCCTTCGCGGGCGGTTTGCCCCGTTCTTCCGGCCCGATCCGGGAGCCGATTGTGAATATCGTCAGTGAGCCGTTTGACGTGCGGCAGGCCGGTGTGTATAATTCGCCGCCGTGTCGGGCCTGGTGCATGGGAGGCCCGAAGGGAAGGCTGTTTGTGGAGAATGAATCGATCATGATTGCACAACTGACTGTGGCGGATCTGGTTCGGCCGGGCGAAAAAAGGGTCGCTTGGCTGTACGATGGGGCGTTGGTGCTGGGCGGATCGCTTCTGATTGCGCTGTGCACGCAGATCGCCGTGGGCTTTCCGGTGCCCTGGACGGGCCAGACGTTCGCCGTGCTGATGGTCGGCGCCTTGCTCGGCTCGCGTCGAGGGGCCCTTTCCGTCCTGGCGTATCTGCTGCAAGGCCTGGCGGGGCTGCCCGTTTTCTCGCATGGCAGGGCGGGTCTGGCCGTCTTTTTCGGGCCTACGGGCGGATATCTGATCGGATTCGTGCTGGCGGCCTATATTGTGGGGTGCCTGGCCGAGCGCGGCTGGGACCGCCGACCGGCCACCACCGTTCTGGCGATGGTTCTGGGCAACGCGGTGCTCTATGGCTGCGGCCTGCTCTGGCTGGCCTGCCTGGTCCACCTTCTCGGCCGGCCTCTCGGCGGCGTCCTGACCATCGGGCTCTATCCGTTCCTGCCGGGTGAAATCGTCAAAATCGTCCTGGCGACCGCCCTCCTGCCGGCCGGATGGACGCTGATTCGCCATTTTGGATTTGCCAAGACGCCTCCAATGTGATACGTTTGTCACGGTTCCGTGTCACAGGCTCTTTGGGGAATAGTGTAACGGTAGCACGACTGACTCTGGATCAGTTAGTTCAGGTTCGAATCCTGGTTCCCCAGTTTCCCCCAAGTTGCGAGAGCGCAGACGTTTATGAAACGCGGATGCGGTGAGTATCCACCTGGATGCAGGACTGCTTCACGTGTGCTTCACTTTTTTCGACTCGGCAGGGGGGGCCGGGGCCGACCCCCTTCGCCGGACTGGAATCATACGTGTGTGCAAATCCCGGTACACCCCACCCCGGCATCAATCGGAGTCCCACGGCATATACCCCCCGGTCTGCGTTGGAGTCCCTGACTGAAATCCCCCGGGGGCTTTGGTTGCATCCCATCGGCGCGCGTGAGGGGATGCCGCTCTGGGGTGGGGTTTTGGAATCAAACGCACGTTACCCCTACCGAGATGCCCTTCACGCGGAGTTCGTTGCCAAATCCTTAGCCTGGTGCGGGTTCACGATGCTCTCGGCCCTGCTGGGGTGCGTAGCGGCCAGGTCACGGCTGAGATTACCCCGTAGAAGGCCCCAGGACGGCGCAGGAGCGACGAACGCCCTGTAAAGGGTTCATGGGCTGCAGGAACGAGGAAGAGGGTGGACAATGCGTTGGCCTGCCAGCCCTCGCTATCGCGTCCTGCACTGAAGACTATGGCCGCACGGCACGGTTGTAGATTCGCACGTCGTCGATCCTACGGGGACTTGCTGGCTTGGGGCGTGCCGCCGTAGGCGCCCATGTTGATGCGACCGCCGTTGGGTTCCGGTTCATCGCCGACCGACACGGCTGGATCGCCTGCGTCGATGCAGGGACTGGTCACGTCGTCCTGCACCCAACTTTCGCTCGCCGGGTCCCACCGTCCTGCCTGGGACTTCAGATGGTAGTCGCCATTTGTTGGATCGGCGAACAGCGGATCAAGGTCGAGATTGCCCTCGCCCGGCCAGCTTCCCTGGATGTTGCAGTAGGTCGCGGTCGCGATGCCGAAGATCGGGGCCGCCCCGTTGTCCCACAGGATGCAGTTGCTCAGTTCGACGGATATCGCGCCCGAGACAGAAACGGCCCCGCCAGCCATGACCGCCGTATTGTGGGCCAGCGTGCAATTCGTGAGCTTGATATCCGCTGTCGTCTGGGCGTTCACGGCACCACCCAGAAGGGCCAAGTTCCCTGCCAGGAGGCAGTTCGCAATCACCGGCTGGCTGTCGCCGCTAATGGCAAGACCGCCGCCCCCCATCGAGGCCGAGTTGCCTGCGAGAACGCAATCTCGAATGGTCGGGCTGCTGCCCTTGATCTGAATGCCTGCTCCATTTGTGCCCTTTCCTCCTGTGATGGTGATCCCTTGCAGGACCGTCTCCGGACCTTCACTGGTGTGGAAATCGAAGCCCCGTCCCTGGCCCAGGCAATCGATGATGCAGTTCTGCGGACCATTCTCGCTACGAACGGTGATGGGCTTGCCGCCAAGGTTGATGTTCACATTGCCCGGCCCGCTGTAGTGCCCATCGAGAAGAACAATCGTTTCGCCCGGAAAGGCATAGTCGATCGCCTTCTGGATCGCGTCGAAGGGATGCTCCGCCGAGCCGTTCTCGTTGGGGTCGCTCACAGTGGAATCGCCGGGCCCCGGATCATTCGGCCCATCGTCATCGACGTAGATTGCCGAAAGGCTGTTGATCAGAGCCATCTCCACCGCCGCACGCGCATCGACTCGGCCCCAGCCGTAATACTCATCCCAGCCCGGCTCACCCAAGTCTTTTGCCGACCGGCACAAGATATCGCGGACTTCTTCATTGGTCAGGTGCGGATTGACAGAGAGAATCAGAGCCGCCACACCGGCCACAATGGGGCAACTGACCGAGGTGCCCCCACAATACTGCGTGTAGTCCAGCAGGTCCGGATCATCGTTGAACACGCTGTTACCCTGTGGGCCCGTAAGATCGGTTGTCCACAGCGTTGCGGACACCCCTCCACACCACTCGCCATCGCAGCCGCTTGGCGCCACGAGAGACAGTTGAGGTCCGTAACTGCTGTAGGCCCAGCGCACGTCTTTATGGTCCACTGCGCCAACGGCGCTTACCTCGGGTAATGCAGCACTGGAATTATTGGGGATCAGGCTCCCATTGTTGTCTGCTACGAAGCATACGACACAGCCGCGACCTTGCCGCCCGATTCCGCCAGGTTGCGTCACATCAGTCACCGCTGAATGAATGATAGGGCCGACGCTCCGGCCCCAACTGTTGCTCAGCACATCCGCTCCATGGACGGCAGCCCACCGAATAGCCTCAGCGATTTTGCTTGCTGTGACCGATCCTTGCGAATCGAATATCCGCACGGGCATGATCCTGCAATCGAAGGCGACCCCCACCACACCAATGCCGTTATTGCCCTTTGCCGCAGCGACTCCGGCGCACAACGTCCCGTGAGCGTCCATGCGGTCCAGTTGAGCAGGGTCGGGCATATCATCGTCTTCAAAGAAGTCATACCCAGGCACAAGATTGTCAACCAGATCGGGATGGCTACTATCAACTCCGGTGTCCAGAATAGCAATCACGATATTCGAATTCCCGGTTGTGATCTCCCAGGCTTCGGGGGCGCGGATGTCGGCGCCGGGGGTGCCGCCGGACTGGCCGGTGTTGTACAGGTGCCACTGCATGGGGAAGTATTCGTCGTTCGGGAACACCCCGGTCCGCTCGGTCTCCTCCCCGGCCGTTATGGAACGCGGTTGGCCCGACCAGGCAATCTGATTCGGCATCGTCTGGCCGGCCAACTTCGGCCGCATGGCCGTGTTCGGGCAGGCCCATTCGATCACGTCCATTTCGTTCAGTTGCTCGACCGCCGCGAAGAC encodes:
- a CDS encoding DUF4097 family beta strand repeat-containing protein, with protein sequence MKSTRFRQHIVSGLCIAATVAATGCNIHLAGCGQTRYERTTTARQPLAAGSTLDVETASGSISITGADVADCEVVATITAHAPTEAEAQELAEQVTITMASIGETLKVRADRPKTGTNRSIGISYRIVVPRRTNIRCHSSYGRLDLADIEGSIVGRTSSGSVRARNVRGSTDLSSSYGSITCERFSEGDLTLKTSSGRIDISDATFGRCDAGTSYGSVSGRSLRGETITFRSSSGSIELIDGTADAIDLSTSYGRVAARPITVGELRATSGSGSLDIVCADDCPPELTAHVKSSYGSVQFTAPPTFAGRVHLGTNHGSVRTDRPITIRGQIGKTKIEGAIGEGRGNLRIETSSGSVTLR
- a CDS encoding biotin transporter BioY, translating into MIAQLTVADLVRPGEKRVAWLYDGALVLGGSLLIALCTQIAVGFPVPWTGQTFAVLMVGALLGSRRGALSVLAYLLQGLAGLPVFSHGRAGLAVFFGPTGGYLIGFVLAAYIVGCLAERGWDRRPATTVLAMVLGNAVLYGCGLLWLACLVHLLGRPLGGVLTIGLYPFLPGEIVKIVLATALLPAGWTLIRHFGFAKTPPM
- a CDS encoding S8 family serine peptidase; this translates as MGTRHWVWVVAVVVGLSVCPGLVRAKAYRLTVAGEGMEFVAQPEMGYVVKVAERSGGFYSLAGLPALDTENARRIGGRDRRGVWTVENEGPAGRNEEMIRALRAGGHAAYAAPLFSCGGETVAVIPEIVIRVRPEVDTRQVHFLCKSLALAVIKPMEFTTQEYLLEVLGPDAEAVFAAVEQLNEMDVIEWACPNTAMRPKLAGQTMPNQIAWSGQPRSITAGEETERTGVFPNDEYFPMQWHLYNTGQSGGTPGADIRAPEAWEITTGNSNIVIAILDTGVDSSHPDLVDNLVPGYDFFEDDDMPDPAQLDRMDAHGTLCAGVAAAKGNNGIGVVGVAFDCRIMPVRIFDSQGSVTASKIAEAIRWAAVHGADVLSNSWGRSVGPIIHSAVTDVTQPGGIGRQGRGCVVCFVADNNGSLIPNNSSAALPEVSAVGAVDHKDVRWAYSSYGPQLSLVAPSGCDGEWCGGVSATLWTTDLTGPQGNSVFNDDPDLLDYTQYCGGTSVSCPIVAGVAALILSVNPHLTNEEVRDILCRSAKDLGEPGWDEYYGWGRVDARAAVEMALINSLSAIYVDDDGPNDPGPGDSTVSDPNENGSAEHPFDAIQKAIDYAFPGETIVLLDGHYSGPGNVNINLGGKPITVRSENGPQNCIIDCLGQGRGFDFHTSEGPETVLQGITITGGKGTNGAGIQIKGSSPTIRDCVLAGNSASMGGGGLAISGDSQPVIANCLLAGNLALLGGAVNAQTTADIKLTNCTLAHNTAVMAGGAVSVSGAISVELSNCILWDNGAAPIFGIATATYCNIQGSWPGEGNLDLDPLFADPTNGDYHLKSQAGRWDPASESWVQDDVTSPCIDAGDPAVSVGDEPEPNGGRINMGAYGGTPQASKSP